The following are encoded together in the Zingiber officinale cultivar Zhangliang chromosome 8A, Zo_v1.1, whole genome shotgun sequence genome:
- the LOC122012411 gene encoding protein TPR3-like: protein MSSLSRELVFLILQFLDEEKFKETVHKLEQESGFYFNMKYFEDEVHNGNWDNVEKYLSGFTKVDDNRYSMKIFFEIRKQKYLEALDKHDRSKAVEILVKDLKVFALFNEELFKEITQLLTLENFRENEQLSKYGDTKSARTIMLVELKKLIEANPLFRDKLQFPNLKNSRLRTLINQSLNWQHQLCKNPRPNPDIKTLFVDHSCGQPNGALAPSPVNNQLLGAMPKAGSFPPLGAHGPFQPAPTPVPTPLAGWMSNPSAVTHPAVSGGPIGLNAPTNPVAILKHPRTPPTANPPIEYASADSDHVSKRTRPLGMSDEVNLPANILPVSYPQNHNQPTFSLEDLPKTVMRTLSQGSNPMSMDFHPIQQTILLVGTNVGDIALWDVGTRERLILKNFKVWELGTCSMSLQASLVKDPAVSVNRITWSPDGTLLGVAYSRHIVQIYSYNGGDDIRQHLEIDAHVGGVNDIAFAHPNKQLSIITCGDDKTIRVWDATGGTKQFTFEGHEAPVYSVCPHHKENIQFIFSTALDGKIKAWLYDNLGSRVDYDAPGHWCTTMAYSADGSRLFSCGTSKEGETFIVEWNESEGAVKRTYQGFRKRSLGVVQFDTTRNRFLAAGDEFLIKFWDMDNINLLTTVDADGGLPASPRMRFNKEGTLLAVSTHDNGIKILANGDGIRLLRTLENRSFDTSRAVSESATKPIVSPLSAAAVATTSAITDRTAPAMAIAGMNGDGRNLVDVKPRITDESMEKSKIWKLTEVNEPAQCRSLKLPDSLRTSKISRLIYTNSGVAILALASNAIHLLWKWPRNERHSSGKATTGVAPQLWQPPSGILMTNEITDTNPEEAVHCFALSKNDSYVMSASGGKISLFNMMTFKTMTTFMAPPPAATFLAFHPQDNNIIAIGMEDSTIQIYNVRVDEVKSKLRGHSKRITGLAFSSVLNVLVSSGADAQLCVFGTDGWEKQRSRFLQIPSGRTPAAISDTRVQFHQDQIHFLAVHETQIALYETTRLEIVKQWSPREGSTPISHATFSCDSQLIYASFLDATICIFNATNLTLRCRILPAAYLTGNTSTTVYPLVVAAHPSEPNQFALGMTDGGVYVLEPLESEGKWGVNPPAENGSASSMSTTPPPGASNSDQPQR from the exons ATGTCATCACTAAGCAGAGAGCTGGTGTTTCTGATTCTGCAGTTCCTCGACGAGGAGAAGTTCAAGGAAACAGTTCACAA GCTTGAGCAGGAGTCTGGCTTCTATTtcaatatgaaatattttgaAGATGAGGTTCACAATGGGAATTGGGATAATGTAGAGAAATATCTCTCTGGATTTACTAAAGTTGATGACAATCGGTACTCCATgaagattttttttgaaatacgGAAACAGAAGTATCTCGAAGCATTAGACAA ACATGACCGATCAAAAGCAGTTGAAATCCTTGTGAAGGATTTGAAGGTCTTTGCCTTGTTTAATGAGGAGCTATTTAAGGAAATCACTCAGCTTCTAACTCTAGAAAATTTCAG GGAAAATGAGCAACTTTCAAAGTATGGGGATACCAAATCAGCAAGGACAATAATGCTTGTTGAACTTAAGAAGCTAATTGAAGCAAATCCCCTATTCCGAGATAAACTGCAGTTCCCAAACCTAAAAAATTCTAGGTTGCGCACCTTAATTAACCAGAG TTTAAACTGGCAGCATCAACTGTGCAAAAACCCGAGGCCAAATCCAGACATAAAGACTCTTTTTGTTGATCATTCTTGTGGGCAACCAAATGGTGCTCTTGCTCCATCACCTGTAAACAATCAACTGCTTGGAGCAATGCCCAAAGCAGGAAGTTTTCCTCCATTGGGTGCTCATGGG CCTTTTCAACCTGCCCCAACACCAGTTCCTACACCCCTTGCTGGTTGGATGTCCAATCCTTCAGCTGTAACCCATCCAGCTGTCTCTGGTGGACCGATTGGTCTCAATGCACCTACAAATCCTG TTGCAATTTTAAAGCATCCAAGGACACCTCCAACAGCCAACCCTCCGATTGAATATGCATCTGCAGATTCTGACCATGTTTCGAAAAGAACAAGGCCCCTCGGGATGTCTGATGAG GTAAATCTGCCTGCCAATATACTGCCAGTTTCCTATCCTCAGAACCATAACCAGCCTACATTTTCCCTGGAGGACTTACCAAAAACAGTTATGCGAACACTGAGCCAAGGATCAAACCCTATGAGCATGGATTTTCATCCAATCCAGCAAACTATTCTTCTTG TTGGTACAAATGTGGGTGATATTGCATTATGGGATGTTGGCACTAGGGAGAGATTAATTCTTAAGAACTTCAAGGTGTGGGAGCTTGGAACTTGCTCCATGTCCCTGCAG GCTTCTTTGGTTAAGGATCCTGCTGTATCAGTTAATCGCATCACATGGAGTCCTGATGGAACCTTGTTGG GTGTTGCTTACTCAAGGCACATCGTGCAAATATATTCTTATAATGGTGGTGATGATATCAGACAACACTTGGAG ATTGATGCTCATGTTGGCGGCGTCAATGATATTGCATTTGCTCATCCCAATAAGCAGCTTTCTATAATCACCTGTGGAGATGATAAGACAATTAGG GTTTGGGATGCAACTGGTGGCACAAAACAGTTCACCTTTGAAGGACATGAGGCACCTGTTTACTCTGTTTGTCCACATCACAAAGAAAACATTCAG TTTATCTTTTCAACGGCATTGGATGGAAAAATAAAGGCATGGTTATATGACAATTTGGGATCGAGGGTGGATTATGATGCTCCAGGGCACTGGTGCACGACAATGGCTTATAGTGCTGATGGTTCAAG gcTCTTTTCATGTGGAACAAGTAAAGAAGGGGAAACATTCATTGTGGAGTGGAATGAAAGTGAGGGAGCTGTGAAGAGGACATACCAAGGTTTCCGTAAACGTTCTTTGGGAGTTGTGCAATTTGATACCACTCGAAACCGGTTTTTGGCTGCTGGTGATGAATTTCTTATCAAATTCTGGGATATGGATAATATCAATTTACTAACAACTGTTGATGCTGATGGTGGCCTACCA GCAAGCCCAAGGATGAGATTCAACAAGGAAGGAACATTATTGGCCGTTTCTACTCATGATAATGGAATTAAAATTTTGGCAAACGGTGATGGAATTCGCCTATTGCGCACACTTGAAAATCGCTCCTTTGATACTTCTAGGGCTGTCTCAGAAAGTGCAACAAAG CCTATAGTAAGCCCATTGTCTGCTGCTGCTGTTGCAACAACTTCTGCAATAACTGATAGAACTGCACCAGCTATGGCAATAGCTGGAATG AATGGAGATGGCAGAAACCTGGTTGATGTCAAACCTAGAATCACTGATGAATCAATGGAAAAATCAAAGATCTGGAAGCTTACTGAAGTCAATGAACCAGCTCAATGTCGATCTTTAAAACTCCCAGATAGTCTTAGAACAAGCAAG ATTTCTAGGCTAATTTACACCAATTCTGGGGTTGCCATTTTGGCTTTAGCTTCAAATGCAATTCATCTACTCTGGAAGTGGCCTCGTAATGAACGGCATTCAAGTGGAAAG GCGACAACAGGTGTTGCTCCTCAGTTGTGGCAACCACCAAGTGGCATATTGATGACTAATGAGATAACTGACACAAATCCTGAAGAAGCAGTCCACTGTTTTGCACTTTCAAAGAATGATTCTTATGTTATGTCAGCATCAGGAGGGAAAATATCGCTATTCAACATGATGACATTTAAG ACTATGACAACGTTCATGGCACCTCCGCCAGCAGCTACTTTTCTTGCATTTCATCCACAAGATAATAATATAATTGCTATAGGAATGGAAGATTCCACTATTCAGATCTATAATGTTCGAGTTGATGAG GTAAAAAGCAAACTTAGGGGGCACTCTAAGAGAATTACCGGTCTTGCCTTTTCAAGTGTTCTGAATGTGTTGGTATCATCTGGAGCTGATGCTCAG CTTTGTGTGTTTGGAACCGACGGATGGGAAAAGCAGAGAAGTAGATTTCTGCAAATACCTTCTGGGCGCACACCAGCAGCGATCTCAGACACGCGTGTTCAGTTCCATCAAGACCAGATACACTTCCTAGCTGTGCATGAAACCCAGATTGCTTTATATGAAACAACTAGATTAGAAATTGTGAAGCAG TGGTCTCCTCGTGAGGGTTCCACACCCATTTCACATGCGACATTCTCTTGCGACAGTCAGCTAATATATGCTAGCTTCTTAGATGCCACCATATGTATATTTAATGCTACCAATCTCACTCTACGATGTCGTATTCTTCCAGCTGCTTATCTTACTGGCAATACCAG CACTACCGTATATCCACTTGTGGTTGCTGCCCATCCATCAGAGCCAAATCAATTTGCCTTGGGCATGACAGATGGTGGAGTATATGTATTAGAGCCACTAGAATCAGAAGGTAAATGGGGTGTTAATCCACCTGCAGAGAATGGTTCAGCAAGTAGTATGTCCACCACACCACCTCCTGGAGCTTCTAATTCAGATCAACCACAGAGGTGA
- the LOC122012412 gene encoding polyadenylate-binding protein 2-like isoform X2 codes for MAQGTMQQQPPPPPNGTAINAGGAGAGSQFPSTSLYVGDLQAGVTDAQVFDLFSQLGPVVSVRVCRDADTRRSLGYGYVNYSNPLDAASALEVLNFTLLNNKPIRIMYSNRDPSIRRSGAANIFIKNLDKTIGNKALHEIFSTFGTILSCKVAIDASGQSKGYGFVQFEQDDAAQAAINKLNGMLVNDKPVFVGPFLRKQERENSSDKAKFSNVYVKNLSESTTKEDLETIFRKYGKITSAVVMTDGDGKSKCFGFVNFEDSDAAAQAVQKLNGQKFDEKEWYVGKALKKYERELELKEKFDQSAKDAVDKYQGLNLYLKNLDDSIGDDKLRDLFSDFGTITSYKVMREPNGASKGSGFVAFLTPEEASRALADMNGKMVCGKPLYVALAQRKEDRRARLQAQFSQVRPVAMTPNVGPRVPMYPPGAPGLGQQIFYGQAPPALIPPQPGFGFQQQLIPGMRPAGAHMPNFFVPLVQQGQQMHRPGGRRAAAGPVQQSQQPIPLMQQQMLPRGRVQRYPPGRNMSDVPMPGVVGGMLSPYDIGGLPMRDVGLSQPGPIGTLASALANAPPEHQRMMLGENLYPLVESIERDHAAKVTGMLLEMDQTEVLHLLESPDALRAKVAEAMEVLRSVVQQQGNVPADQLAALSLNDSIVS; via the exons ATGGCGCAGGGTACTATGCAGCagcagccgccgccgccgccaaatGGGACTGCTATCAATGCCGGTGGTGCCGGCGCGGGGTCTCAGTTCCCGTCGACTTCTCTATACGTGGGGGACCTGCAGGCGGGCGTGACGGACGCGCAGGTGTTCGATCTGTTCAGCCAGCTTGGTCCTGTGGTGTCCGTACGGGTGTGCCGCGATGCTGATACTCGCCGGTCGCTTGGATATGGTTATGTCAACTACAGCAACCCCCTTGATG CTGCATCAGCGTTGGAAGTGCTGAACTTTACCCTTCTTAACAATAAGCCTATTCGCATTATGTATTCTAATCGTGACCCTAGCATCCGCCGAAGTGGGGCagcaaatatatttataaag AATCTAGATAAAACAATAGGCAACAAAGCACTACATGAAATCTTTTCAACGTTCGGTACTATTCTTTCGTGCAAGGTTGCAATAGATGCATCTGGTCAGTCGAAAGGATATGGCTTCGTACAATTTGAACAAGATGACGCAGCACAAGCAGCAATTAATAAGTTAAATGGCATGCTTGTGAACGATAAACCAGTTTTTGTTGGACCCTTCCTTCGCAAACAGGAAAGAGAGAACTCTTCAGACAAGGCAAAATTTTCTAATGTTTATGTCAAAAACCTCTCTGAATCAACTACAAAGGAAGATCTTGAAACAATCTTCAGAAAGTATGGGAAAATTACTAGTGCTGTCGTTATGACAGACGGGGATGGAAAATCAAAGTGCTTTGGCTTTGTTAATTTTGAGGATTCAGATGCTGCTGCTCAAGCAGTTCAAAAACTCAATGGGCAGAAATTTGATGAAAAAGAGTGGTATGTTGGAAAGGCACTGAAGAAATATGAAAGGGAACTAGAACTAAAGGAAAAGTTTGACCAGAGTGCAAAAGATGCAGTGGACAAATACCAAGGACTTAACTTATATCTAAAGAACTTAGATGATAGCATTGGAGATGACAAGCTGAGAGATTTATTTTCTGATTTTGGTACCATAACTTCTTACAAG GTTATGCGGGAACCAAATGGAGCAAGTAAAGGTTCTGGGTTTGTGGCTTTCTTAACTCCAGAAGAAGCGTCTCGAGCA CTTGCAGATATGAATGGAAAGATGGTCTGTGGGAAGCCACTGTATGTTGCACTGGCACAACGTAAAGAAGACAGAAGAGCTAGGTTGCAG GCACAGTTTTCACAAGTACGACCTGTAGCAATGACTCCTAATGTTGGCCCACGTGTTCCCATGTACCCTCCTGGTGCTCCTGGTCTTGGGCAACAAATATTTTATGGTCAAGCACCTCCTGCCCTTATTCCACCTCAG CCAGGGTTTGGTTTCCAGCAACAACTTATACCTGGAATGCGTCCTGCAGGAGCACATATGCCAAATTTCTTTGTGCCCCTTGTCCAACAAGGTCAGCAGATGCATCGTCCAGGTGGCAGACGTGCTGCAGCTGGACCAGTGCAACAAAGCCAGCAACCAATACCTCTAATGCAGCAACAG ATGCTTCCAAGGGGGCGTGTTCAACGCTATCCTCCAGGTCGCAACATGTCTGACGTTCCTATGCCTGGTGTTGTTGGTGGCATGCTTTCACCTTACGACATTGGAGGTTTGCCTATGCGAGATGTTGGCTTGTCACAACCTGGTCCCATTGGAACATTGGCTTCAGCCCTTGCAAATGCTCCTCCTGAGCACCAAAGGAtg ATGCTTGGTGAGAATCTGTATCCACTTGTGGAGAGTATTGAACGCGATCATGCAGCCAAAGTTACCGGTATGCTACTGGAGATGGACCAAACAGAGGTTCTGCACCTTCTGGAATCACCGGATGCGCTGAGAGCAAAAGTTGCAGAGGCAATGGAAGTTCTGAGGAGCGTCGTACAGCAGCAGGGCAATGTGCCTGCTGATCAGCTGGCAGCATTATCGCTTAATGATAGTATTGTCTCATGA
- the LOC122012412 gene encoding polyadenylate-binding protein 2-like isoform X1 → MAQGTMQQQPPPPPNGTAINAGGAGAGSQFPSTSLYVGDLQAGVTDAQVFDLFSQLGPVVSVRVCRDADTRRSLGYGYVNYSNPLDAASALEVLNFTLLNNKPIRIMYSNRDPSIRRSGAANIFIKNLDKTIGNKALHEIFSTFGTILSCKVAIDASGQSKGYGFVQFEQDDAAQAAINKLNGMLVNDKPVFVGPFLRKQERENSSDKAKFSNVYVKNLSESTTKEDLETIFRKYGKITSAVVMTDGDGKSKCFGFVNFEDSDAAAQAVQKLNGQKFDEKEWYVGKALKKYERELELKEKFDQSAKDAVDKYQGLNLYLKNLDDSIGDDKLRDLFSDFGTITSYKVMREPNGASKGSGFVAFLTPEEASRALADMNGKMVCGKPLYVALAQRKEDRRARLQAQFSQVRPVAMTPNVGPRVPMYPPGAPGLGQQIFYGQAPPALIPPQPGFGFQQQLIPGMRPAGAHMPNFFVPLVQQGQQMHRPGGRRAAAGPVQQSQQPIPLMQQQQMLPRGRVQRYPPGRNMSDVPMPGVVGGMLSPYDIGGLPMRDVGLSQPGPIGTLASALANAPPEHQRMMLGENLYPLVESIERDHAAKVTGMLLEMDQTEVLHLLESPDALRAKVAEAMEVLRSVVQQQGNVPADQLAALSLNDSIVS, encoded by the exons ATGGCGCAGGGTACTATGCAGCagcagccgccgccgccgccaaatGGGACTGCTATCAATGCCGGTGGTGCCGGCGCGGGGTCTCAGTTCCCGTCGACTTCTCTATACGTGGGGGACCTGCAGGCGGGCGTGACGGACGCGCAGGTGTTCGATCTGTTCAGCCAGCTTGGTCCTGTGGTGTCCGTACGGGTGTGCCGCGATGCTGATACTCGCCGGTCGCTTGGATATGGTTATGTCAACTACAGCAACCCCCTTGATG CTGCATCAGCGTTGGAAGTGCTGAACTTTACCCTTCTTAACAATAAGCCTATTCGCATTATGTATTCTAATCGTGACCCTAGCATCCGCCGAAGTGGGGCagcaaatatatttataaag AATCTAGATAAAACAATAGGCAACAAAGCACTACATGAAATCTTTTCAACGTTCGGTACTATTCTTTCGTGCAAGGTTGCAATAGATGCATCTGGTCAGTCGAAAGGATATGGCTTCGTACAATTTGAACAAGATGACGCAGCACAAGCAGCAATTAATAAGTTAAATGGCATGCTTGTGAACGATAAACCAGTTTTTGTTGGACCCTTCCTTCGCAAACAGGAAAGAGAGAACTCTTCAGACAAGGCAAAATTTTCTAATGTTTATGTCAAAAACCTCTCTGAATCAACTACAAAGGAAGATCTTGAAACAATCTTCAGAAAGTATGGGAAAATTACTAGTGCTGTCGTTATGACAGACGGGGATGGAAAATCAAAGTGCTTTGGCTTTGTTAATTTTGAGGATTCAGATGCTGCTGCTCAAGCAGTTCAAAAACTCAATGGGCAGAAATTTGATGAAAAAGAGTGGTATGTTGGAAAGGCACTGAAGAAATATGAAAGGGAACTAGAACTAAAGGAAAAGTTTGACCAGAGTGCAAAAGATGCAGTGGACAAATACCAAGGACTTAACTTATATCTAAAGAACTTAGATGATAGCATTGGAGATGACAAGCTGAGAGATTTATTTTCTGATTTTGGTACCATAACTTCTTACAAG GTTATGCGGGAACCAAATGGAGCAAGTAAAGGTTCTGGGTTTGTGGCTTTCTTAACTCCAGAAGAAGCGTCTCGAGCA CTTGCAGATATGAATGGAAAGATGGTCTGTGGGAAGCCACTGTATGTTGCACTGGCACAACGTAAAGAAGACAGAAGAGCTAGGTTGCAG GCACAGTTTTCACAAGTACGACCTGTAGCAATGACTCCTAATGTTGGCCCACGTGTTCCCATGTACCCTCCTGGTGCTCCTGGTCTTGGGCAACAAATATTTTATGGTCAAGCACCTCCTGCCCTTATTCCACCTCAG CCAGGGTTTGGTTTCCAGCAACAACTTATACCTGGAATGCGTCCTGCAGGAGCACATATGCCAAATTTCTTTGTGCCCCTTGTCCAACAAGGTCAGCAGATGCATCGTCCAGGTGGCAGACGTGCTGCAGCTGGACCAGTGCAACAAAGCCAGCAACCAATACCTCTAATGCAGCAACAG CAGATGCTTCCAAGGGGGCGTGTTCAACGCTATCCTCCAGGTCGCAACATGTCTGACGTTCCTATGCCTGGTGTTGTTGGTGGCATGCTTTCACCTTACGACATTGGAGGTTTGCCTATGCGAGATGTTGGCTTGTCACAACCTGGTCCCATTGGAACATTGGCTTCAGCCCTTGCAAATGCTCCTCCTGAGCACCAAAGGAtg ATGCTTGGTGAGAATCTGTATCCACTTGTGGAGAGTATTGAACGCGATCATGCAGCCAAAGTTACCGGTATGCTACTGGAGATGGACCAAACAGAGGTTCTGCACCTTCTGGAATCACCGGATGCGCTGAGAGCAAAAGTTGCAGAGGCAATGGAAGTTCTGAGGAGCGTCGTACAGCAGCAGGGCAATGTGCCTGCTGATCAGCTGGCAGCATTATCGCTTAATGATAGTATTGTCTCATGA